Part of the bacterium genome, CCACCGCGCAGGGCTCCACCCCGGCCGCCGGCGCGCCGGGGACGGGCGGCGACGAGCCCGACGAGGCGCAGGCGACCTGGCTGCTCCCCGTCTACACGCGCGAGTTCTACGACTCGCTCGAGGGCTGGGAACGCCGGATCCAGCGGGCCGCCTTCAAGCAGGCCCACCTGCTGGCGCAGGACCACCGCCACCCCAGCCTCCGGGCGCTCCCGCTGGAGGGGCTGCCGGGGTACTACCGGGTCCGGGTCGCGACCGACGTCCGGCTCATCTACCGCCGCGGCGAGAACCAGGCGGCGGTGGAGATCCTCTCGCTGATCGACCGCGAGGATCTCGATCGGTACGTGCGCCAGGCGAAGACAAGGGGGTAGCGATCCCTCTCCCTCACCGAGCAGGGGAAGCGCATCTAAAGGCTAGGAAAGTCCGGCGGTAAGGACGCGGAAGATGTAGTCGGGATTCCACGCGGCGATCTTTCGCTTCGTGGGCGCGCCGTGCTTCTCCGACTTCTCGTTTCGCAGGAGCATGAGCGCGATCCGCGCCATGAGGGCGAAGTTCTGTGCCCCCACCTCGTTCCGGATGATGCGGCGGTCCTCGCCGAAGGTGACGTCGAGGGACCAGTGGAGGTGGTTCTC contains:
- a CDS encoding type II toxin-antitoxin system RelE/ParE family toxin → TAQGSTPAAGAPGTGGDEPDEAQATWLLPVYTREFYDSLEGWERRIQRAAFKQAHLLAQDHRHPSLRALPLEGLPGYYRVRVATDVRLIYRRGENQAAVEILSLIDREDLDRYVRQAKTRG